A region from the Palaemon carinicauda isolate YSFRI2023 chromosome 9, ASM3689809v2, whole genome shotgun sequence genome encodes:
- the LOC137646717 gene encoding uncharacterized protein, giving the protein MLMKARKLDIIGLCETRLTGQGTNLLHDNYHLIYSGGGEAKHGVGVILTEELAQKIEYLVYKNERISSFPFALGTRTIRFIQAYAPQLGRPHEEKEEFYENLQEVKNSVPNSNNIIILGNVNGHVGNKRLGMNNIIGAFGIGNINREVENLKKDFLCKYKQAIDTDKDDREDIGNINDNWLYFKNATIGTATDIVLCKTTYGRRRKQKAWWTKELQLAVKEKMKRFRKWIKIHPAEDRENYNRARQEVERVNRIAKQESFEQIGNYLENEFDGTKTLIYPSGEDGIPTELLKNLGDAGTFWFLEVCIGFRNGGRNPDDLGLDIICLIYRKGVKTNCSNYRAISLMPYALKVYERMMESRLKKCVQQKLDERQCGFRPNRGTNDLIFTLKIISEETRE; this is encoded by the exons ATGCTAATGAAGGCAAGGAAATTAGACATCATTGGTCTTTGTGAAACTCGATTGACTGGACAGGGCACAAACTTACTTCACGACAACTATCATCTTATTTatagtggaggtggagaagcaaaGCACGGAGTGGGTGTTATTTTGACTGAAGAGCTTGCTCAAAAGATTGAATATCTTGTATATAAAAATGAGAGAATTTCAAGCTTTCCATTTGCTTTAGGAACACGCACGATACGTTTTATTCAAGCGTATGCACCTCAACTAGGTCGGCCacacgaagaaaaagaagaattctaTGAAAACCTACAGGAAGTGAAAAATTCTGTACCTAacagtaataatataattattcttgGTAATGTGAATGGACATGTAGGTAATAAAAGACTGGGGATGAACAATATTATTGGAGCCTTTGGTATAGGTAATATAAACAGAGAAG TTGAAAACTTGAAGAAAGACTTCCTATGTAAATATAAACAAGCAATTGATACTGATAAAGATGACCGGGAGGATATAGGCAATATAAATGATAATTGGTTATATTTCAAGAATGCCACTATAGGAACCGCAACAGATATTGTTTTGTGCAAAACTACTTATGGAAGAAGACGTAAGCAGAAGGCTTGGTGGACTAAAGAACTACAATTGGCagttaaagaaaaaatgaaaagatttaGAAAATGGATAAAAATACACCCCGCCGAAGACAGAGAAAATTATAACAGGGCAAGGCAGGAAGTTGAAAGGGTAAACCGAATTGCTAAACAAGAATCATTTGAGCAAATAGGAAATTATCTGGAAAATGAATTTGATGGCACAAAGACGCTCATATACC CCTCGGGAGAAGATGGCATACCTACTGAATTGCTAAAGAATTTGGGAGATGCAGGAACTTTTTGGTTCCTTGAGGTCTGTATTGGTTTCAGGAATGGAGGGAGGAATCCAGATGACTTGGGACTCGATATTATATGTCTTATATACAGAAAAGGGGTCAAGACAAATTGCTCAAATTATAGAGCTATATCCTTGATGCCATATGCCCTAAAAGTTTATGAAAGAATGATGGAAAGTAGACTTAAAAAATGCGTACAACAAAAACTTGATGAGAGGCAGTGCGGATTCAGACCCAATAGAGGAACAAATGATTTAATATTCACCCTCAAAATTATATCTGAAGAGACCAGGGAGTGA